One part of the Arabidopsis thaliana chromosome 1 sequence genome encodes these proteins:
- a CDS encoding DUF241 domain protein (DUF241) (Arabidopsis protein of unknown function (DUF241); FUNCTIONS IN: molecular_function unknown; LOCATED IN: chloroplast; EXPRESSED IN: 19 plant structures; EXPRESSED DURING: 9 growth stages; CONTAINS InterPro DOMAIN/s: Protein of unknown function DUF241, plant (InterPro:IPR004320); BEST Arabidopsis thaliana protein match is: Arabidopsis protein of unknown function (DUF241) (TAIR:AT2G17080.1); Has 409 Blast hits to 404 proteins in 13 species: Archae - 0; Bacteria - 0; Metazoa - 3; Fungi - 0; Plants - 404; Viruses - 0; Other Eukaryotes - 2 (source: NCBI BLink).) — protein MVGVFRRSLSFPNKPCGRSSPSSKPRVSHHTRSISLPCRSHPLISHVNHEISQLKSWFSFAGETHSRTTSWITDGLSLLKDVQETLADILQLPQSQESLRNRPVFFENLLEDLLRFVDAYGIFRTSILCLREHQSAAQVALRKKDDEKIASYLKSRRSLARDIAKLTSSIREPKTKHQHCHVDNVNGTYGDAELASVIGDVIEVTVLVSVALFNGVYLSLRATKTTPFIGFLKRSEKKEKLDEGIVELKQVEEKSLIGLSKKKNEEVKSLMKRMMELENSIREIECESEKVFRGLISTRVSLLNALTH, from the coding sequence ATGGTTGGAGTTTTCCGACGATCACTCTCATTCCCTAACAAACCTTGCGGCCGATCATCTCCATCGTCAAAGCCACGTGTCTCTCATCACACAAGATCCATCAGTCTACCCTGCCGGTCTCATCCCTTAATCTCCCACGTTAACCACGAGATCTCTCAGCTCAAATCCTGGTTCTCATTCGCCGGAGAAACTCACAGCCGCACCACCTCTTGGATCACCGACGGTCTCAGTCTCCTCAAGGACGTTCAAGAAACGCTCGCTGATATACTTCAGCTCCCACAATCTCAAGAATCTCTACGAAACCGTCCTGTTTTCTTCGAGAATCTTCTAGAAGATCTTCTCCGATTCGTTGACGCTTACGGAATCTTCCGTACGTCGATCCTCTGCCTCCGTGAGCACCAGTCCGCCGCTCAAGTCGCTCTCCGTAAAAAAGACGACGAGAAAATCGCATCTTACCTAAAATCTCGCCGATCTCTCGCAAGAGATATCGCGAAACTGACGTCATCGATCCGTGAGCCGAAGACAAAACACCAACACTGCCACGTAGACAACGTTAACGGAACGTACGGTGACGCAGAGCTTGCGTCAGTTATAGGTGACGTCATTGAAGTAACTGTTTTGGTTTCCGTTGCTCTCTTTAACGGCGTTTACTTATCTCTCAGAGCCACCAAAACAACGCCGTTTATAGGGTTTTTGAAACGATCcgaaaaaaaggagaaactaGACGAAGGAATCGTGGAGTTGAAGCAAGTTGAAGAGAAAAGCTTGATTGGTttaagcaagaagaagaacgaagaaGTAAAGAGTTtgatgaagaggatgatggAATTGGAGAATTCGATCCGTGAAATCGAATGTGAGAGTGAGAAAGTGTTTAGGGGTTTGATTAGCACTCGAGTCTCATTGCTTAATGCCCTAACACATTAA
- a CDS encoding uncharacterized protein (unknown protein; INVOLVED IN: biological_process unknown; LOCATED IN: endomembrane system; EXPRESSED IN: 6 plant structures; EXPRESSED DURING: 4 anthesis, petal differentiation and expansion stage; Has 74 Blast hits to 74 proteins in 16 species: Archae - 0; Bacteria - 0; Metazoa - 1; Fungi - 0; Plants - 69; Viruses - 0; Other Eukaryotes - 4 (source: NCBI BLink).) codes for MYVSRRISDVDRRLLLLLIIPSLTLLVLISFSSLSLDPFPTLAPLRNLIYTHTLTVTDFTVELSDSNPNDVIQAEEMENRRRRKREELVKSKIAVCLVGGARRFELTGPSIMEKILRVYPNADLFLNSPLDKNSFKLRLLKDAPRLAWVRIFEPKPINETEPMVRVLTPMNSPNGIKGLLQYFNLVEGCITMIKAYQNENNFTYDWIVRTRVDGYWADPLDPEYFIPGQYLVPPGSSYGGLNDRFGVGDLNTSTVALSRLSLIPDLDSAGLTHLNSESAFKAQLTTQRVPYVTKPLPFCIMTDRTYDFPPYRYGVPVAALSSRGPLNGAKCRPCTVACNGSCVAEVMGKLNKEWSWTEWENETVELCDAHGEWEKGWEKIFDETAGEKLALARKRVGGLDSRRCVEEFENMRGMAVKWEAPASEQICTLGLRPN; via the exons ATGTACGTTTCCAGGAGAATCTCCGACGTCGATCGTcgtcttctcctccttctcaTAATCCCATCTCTCACCCTCCTCGTCTTAatctctttctcatctctctcACTTGATCCTTTTCCAACTCTAGCCCCTCTTCGTAACCTAATCTACACTCATACCCTAACCGTCACCGATTTCACCGTCGAATTGTCAGATTCGAACCCTAACGACGTTATCCAAGCGGAGGAGATGGAAAATCGACGGCGGAGGAAGAGGGAGGAGTTGGTTAAGTCGAAGATTGCGGTGTGTTTGGTAGGAGGAGCGAGGCGGTTTGAGTTAACCGGACCGTCGATTATGGAGAAGATCTTGAGGGTTTATCCTAATGctgatttgtttcttaataGTCCTCTCGACAAAAATTCTTTCAAACTTCGGTTACTTAAGGACGCACCAAGACTTGCTTGGGTTCGTATCTTTGAGCCTAAGCCAATCAATGAGACTGAGCCGATGGTTCGAGTCCTCACACCTATGAATTCGCCCAATGGCATTAAG GGCTTATTACAGTACTTCAACCTTGTGGAAGGTTGCATCACGATGATAAAGGCATACCAAAACGAGAATAACTTCACATACGACTGGATAGTCCGGACCCGAGTTGATGGTTACTGGGCTGACCCGCTCGACCCGGAATACTTCATACCGGGTCAATACCTAGTTCCACCTGGATCCTCTTATGGTGGTCTCAACGACCGTTTCGGCGTCGGAGATCTCAACACCTCGACGGTAGCTCTCTCTCGCCTCTCCCTCATTCCCGACCTCGATTCAGCCGGGTTAACTCATCTGAACTCCGAGTCCGCTTTCAAGGCTCAGCTCACAACCCAACGTGTTCCTTACGTCACCAAACCTCTCCCTTTCTGCATCATGACTGATCGGACCTACGATTTCCCTCCATATAGATACGGAGTTCCAGTGGCGGCACTATCGAGCCGTGGACCGTTAAACGGTGCCAAGTGCCGTCCTTGCACGGTCGCATGCAACGGCTCTTGCGTGGCAGAAGTGATGGGAAAGCTGAATAAAGAGTGGAGCTGGACAGAGTGGGAAAACGAGACGGTGGAGCTGTGCGACGCACATGGAGAATGGGAGAAAGGTTGGGAGAAGATTTTTGACGAAACCGCTGGAGAAAAACTCGCACTTGCGAGGAAACGAGTCGGTGGTTTGGATTCGAGGAGATGTGTGGAAGAGTTTGAAAATATGAGAGGAATGGCCGTTAAATGGGAAGCTCCCGCCTCCGAACAGATTTGTACTTTGGGCTTACGGCCCAATTAG
- the DWA2 gene encoding DWD (DDB1-binding WD40 protein) hypersensitive to ABA 2 (DWD (DDB1-binding WD40 protein) hypersensitive to ABA 2 (DWA2); CONTAINS InterPro DOMAIN/s: WD40 repeat-like-containing domain (InterPro:IPR011046), WD40-repeat-containing domain (InterPro:IPR017986), WD40 repeat (InterPro:IPR001680), WD40/YVTN repeat-like-containing domain (InterPro:IPR015943), WD40 repeat, subgroup (InterPro:IPR019781); BEST Arabidopsis thaliana protein match is: Transducin/WD40 repeat-like superfamily protein (TAIR:AT1G20540.1); Has 7905 Blast hits to 6688 proteins in 412 species: Archae - 0; Bacteria - 764; Metazoa - 3555; Fungi - 1654; Plants - 1112; Viruses - 0; Other Eukaryotes - 820 (source: NCBI BLink).) — protein MQGGSSGIGYGLKYQARCISDVKADRDHTSFLTGTLSLKEENEVHLLRLSSGGSELLCEGLFSHPNEIWDLASSPFDQRIFSTVFSTGDSYGAAIWQIPEPYGQSNSSTLECVASLDAHVGKINCVLWCPSGNSDKLISMDEQNLVFWSLDSSKKSAEVLSKESAGMRHSLSGGAWNPHDVNSVAATSESSIQFWDLRTMKKNNSIERAHVRNVDYNLKREHILVSADDESGIHLWDLRKTKFPVQELPGHTHWTWAVRCNPEYEELILSVGTDSAVNLWFASASSEHKTSESPVEASRQRVNPLLNSYTDYEDSVYGLAWSSREPWIFASLSYDGRVVIESVKPFLPRR, from the exons ATGCAAGGAGGATCATCGGGTATTGGTTATGGTTTGAAGTATCAG GCCAGATGTATATCGGATGTTAAAGCAGATAGAGATCACACTAGCTTCCTCACTGGAACCCTAAgcttgaaagaagaaaatgag gTTCATTTGCTTCGTTTGTCTTCTGGTGGATCTGAGCTGTTATGTGAGGGATTGTTCTCGCATCCTAATGAAATTTGGGACCTTGCTTCTTCCCCTTTTGATCAACGCATTTTCTCTACTGTCTTCTCCACTG GCGACTCATATGGAGCAGCAATATGGCAGATTCCTGAGCCATATGGTCAATCGAATTCTTCAACATTGGAATGTGTTGCTTCCCTTGATGCACATGTTGGTAAGATTAATTG CGTTCTTTGGTGTCCCTCTGGAAATTCTGACAAGTTAATCAGCATGGATGAACAAAATCTTGTCTTCTGGAGTTTAGACTCTTCAAAGAAAAGTGCGGAG GTTTTATCTAAGGAGTCAGCTGGTATGCGTCATTCTTTATCTGGTGGAGCATGGAATCCACATGATGTGAATTCTGTTGCAGCAACTTCTGAATCATCTATCCAGTTTTGGGACTTACGTACTATGAA GAAGAATAATTCAATTGAACGTGCCCATGTACGTAATGTTGACTACAATCTCAAGAGAGAACATATACTC GTTTCTGCGGATGATGAATCTGGTATACATCTCTGGGATCTTCGGAAGACAAAGTTTCCTGTGCAAGAGCTCCCTGGTCATACACACTG GACATGGGCTGTCAGGTGTAACCCTGAGTATGAAGAGCTAATTCTG AGCGTTGGAACAGACTCAGCTGTCAACTTGTGGTTTGCTTCAGCATCTAGTGAGCATAAAACATCAGAAAG CCCGGTGGAAGCATCACGTCAGCGTGTGAACCCGTTACTAAACTCTTATACTGACTACGAAGACAGTGTCTACG GCCTTGCTTGGAGCTCGCGTGAGCCTTGGATTTTTGCATCATTGTCATATGACGGTAGG GTTGTGATCGAATCCGTCAAGCCTTTCCTGCCAAGAAGATAG
- a CDS encoding O-fucosyltransferase family protein (O-fucosyltransferase family protein; CONTAINS InterPro DOMAIN/s: GDP-fucose protein O-fucosyltransferase (InterPro:IPR019378); BEST Arabidopsis thaliana protein match is: O-fucosyltransferase family protein (TAIR:AT1G20550.1); Has 844 Blast hits to 841 proteins in 32 species: Archae - 0; Bacteria - 0; Metazoa - 0; Fungi - 2; Plants - 842; Viruses - 0; Other Eukaryotes - 0 (source: NCBI BLink).), which translates to MNFHRRRYPYYNRLRRLLPLVIAVSLSLLILFAFLSFLAPPPGDSDRLPPRVRYSSNDAIKATGFHIPRAGGRSDRDIWRSRNAEFFFGCSNASSKFANSKAVTRNDRYLVIATSGGLNQQRTGIVDAVVAARILNATLVVPKLDQKSYWKDASDFSHIFDVDWFISFLSGDVRIIKQLPLKGGRTWSTSRMRVPRKCNERCYINRVLPVLLKRHAVQLNKFDYRLSNKLSDDLQKLRCRVNYHALKFTDPILTMGNELVRRMRLRSKHFIALHLRYEPDMLAFSGCYYGGGDKERRELAAIRRRWKTLHINNPEKQRRQGRCPLTPEEVGLMLRALGYGSDVHIYVASGEVYGGEESLAPLKALFPHFYSKDTIATKEELEPFSSYSSRMAALDFLVCDESDVFVTNNNGNMAKILAGRRRYLGHKPTVRPNAKKLYRLFMNKENTTWEEFSSKVRSFQRGFMGEPKEVRAGRGEFHENPSTCICEDTEAKAKAQLESRKLGKKNKSTNKDAAVTVTNDDQTEEDDPDWSEPDYEEEQSDLQDRGLYNGTSLDYDDPSTSDEPELEAMLSD; encoded by the exons ATGAATTTCCATCGGCGGCGCTACCCTTACTACAACCGTCTCCGTCGTCTCCTTCCTCTCGTTATCGCcgtctctctatctctcctCATTCTCTTcgcttttctctctttccttgcTCCGCCTCCTGGAGATTCCGATCGCCTTCCTCCACGCGTTCGCTACTCATCCAATGATGCGATCAAAGCTACAGGTTTCCATATTCCG AGAGCTGGAGGCAGATCAGATCGTGATATCTGGCGTTCACGAAATGCTGAATTCTTTTTTGGATGCAGCAATGCAAGCAGCAAATTCGCAA ATTCGAAAGCAGTGACGAGAAATGATCGATACTTGGTAATAGCCACTAGTGGTGGTTTGAACCAACAACGAACTGGA ATTGTAGATGCAGTTGTTGCGGCAAGGATTCTAAATGCTACTCTTGTTGTTCCCAAGTTAGACCAGAAGTCTTACTGGAAGGATGCCAG TGACTTCTCGCATATTTTCGATGTTGATTGGTTTATCTCATTTCTGTCTGGAGACGTCAGAATTATAAAGCAACTTCCACTGAAAGGAGGGCGTACATGGAGTACAAGTAGAATGCGTGTACCACGGAAATGTAACGAGAGATGCTATATTAACCGTGTTTTACCTGTTCTTCTCAAAAGGCAT GCAGTTCAACTGAACAAATTTGACTATAGACTTTCAAACAAGTTGAGTGATGACTTGCAAAAGCTAAGATGTAGAGTAAATTACCATGCTCTAAAGTTCACTGATCCTATACTTACAATGGGTAATGAATTGGTCCGGCGCATGAGATTGAGGAGCAAACACTTCATTGCTTTACATTTAAG GTATGAACCTGATATGCTTGCATTCTCGGGATGCTattatggtggtggtgataaGGAAAGGAGAGAACTTGCAGCAATTAGAAGGAGATGGAAAACATTACAT ATTAACAACCCAGAGAAACAGAGGCGACAAGGAAGATGTCCACTCACTCCAGAAGAAGTCGGACTGATGCTTAGAGCTTTGGGATATGGCAGTGATGTTCATATATATGTCGCGTCTGGTGAAGTATATGGAGGAGAAGAATCATTGGCTCCTTTGAAAGCACTCTTTCCACACTTCTATTCAAAAGACACTATAGCTACAAAGGAAGAGTTAGAACCTTTTTCTTCGTACTCTTCTAGAATGGCTGCACTCGACTTCCTTGTTTGTGATGAAAGCGACGTATTTGTAACCAACAACAATGGCAATATGGCAAAAATATTGGCTGGGAGGAG GAGATACTTAGGACATAAACCCACTGTTAGGCCGAATGCAAAAAAGCTTTACAGATTATTCATGAACAAAGAGAACACGACATGGGAGGAGTTTTCATCTAAAGTCCGTTCGTTTCAGAGAGGGTTCATGGGAGAGCCAAAGGAAGTAAGAGCTGGTAGAGGTGAATTTCACGAAAACCCATCCACGTGCATATGCGAAGATACAGAGGCTAAGGCAAAGGCGCAATTAGAATCTAGAAAActtggaaagaaaaacaaatccacTAATAAAGACGCAGCAGTAACTGTAACCAATGATGATCAAACCGAAGAGGATGACCCAGATTGGTCGGAGCCAGACTATGAGGAAGAACAGAGTGATCTTCAGGACAGAGGATTATACAACGGGACAAGTTTAGATTACGATGATCCATCTACCTCTGATGAGCCTGAGCTTGAAGCAATGCTATCAGATTAG
- a CDS encoding Tetratricopeptide repeat (TPR)-like superfamily protein (Tetratricopeptide repeat (TPR)-like superfamily protein; FUNCTIONS IN: molecular_function unknown; INVOLVED IN: biological_process unknown; LOCATED IN: mitochondrion; EXPRESSED IN: stem; CONTAINS InterPro DOMAIN/s: Pentatricopeptide repeat (InterPro:IPR002885); BEST Arabidopsis thaliana protein match is: genomes uncoupled 1 (TAIR:AT2G31400.1).), translating into MYRALWLSPLRFIVSSSSSKLTPYVSRGRGLSGIDNGAGCSCSRSVTTMIGNEFIRCQDESKILQLQIVDALRSGERQGASALLFKLIQGNYSLSADDFHDILYYCARSPDPVTYSVMCKKEISLDSRSLLFIVKSLCNGGHLDKASEFIHAVREDDRISPLLPIYNFFLGACARTRSVYHASKCLELMDQRRVGKNGITYVALLKLAVFQRNLSTVNDIWKHYVNHYNLDILSLRRFIWSFTRLGDLKSAYELLQHMVYLALRGEFFVKSNRGKLHSTRLYIPVPSKDETGSEKFAFGVTDRIVDCNSSSKVALPKGHNKILAIRVLRWSFNDVIHACGQSKNSELAEQLMLQMQNLGLLPSSHTYDGFIRAVAFPEGYEYGMTLLKVMQQQNLKPYDSTLATVAAYCSKALQVDLAEHLLDQISECSYSYPFNNLLAAYDSLDQPERAVRVLARMKELKLRPDMRTYELLFSLFGNVNAPYEEGNMLSQVDCCKRINAIEMDMMRNGFQHSPISRLNVLRALGAEGMVNEMIRHLQKAENLSAHSNMYLGTPTYNIVLHSLLEANETDMVINIFKRMKSCGCPADVATYNIMIDCCSLIHSYKSACALVSMMIRDGFSPKAVTFTALMKILLNDANFEEALNLLDQAALEEIHLDVLSYNTILRKAFEKGMIDVIEYIVEQMHREKVNPDPTTCHYVFSCYVEKGYHATAIEALNVLSLRMLNEEDKESLQDKKIELEENFVMSEDPEAETKIIELFRKSEEHLAAALLNLRWCAMLGGRIIWSEDQSPWARALSNKYG; encoded by the exons ATGTACAGAGCTCT ATGGCTTTCTCCATTGCGATTTATTGTGAGCTCGTCGTCGTCAAAGTTAACGCCTTACGTATCTCGA GGACGAGGACTAAGTGGAATTGATAATGGGGCTGGTTGTTCTTGTTCTCGTAGTGTCACGACAATGATTG GTAATGAATTCATTCGATGCCAAGATGAGTCAAAGATCTTACAGTTGCAGATTGTTGATGCCCTTCGTTCAGGAGAGAGGCAAGGAGCGTCAGCATTGCTTTTTAAGTTAATACAGGGGAATTATTCACTTAGTGCTGATGATTTTCATGATATTCTATATTATTGTGCTCGATCACCGGATCCTGTG ACTTACAGTGTAATGTGCAAGAAGGAAATTAGTCTGGACAGCAGATCTTTGTTGTTCATAGTAAAATCCCTTTGTAATGGGGGACACTTAGATAAG GCATCAGAGTTTATTCACGCTGTCAGAGAAGATGATCGTATATCTCCTCTTCTGCCTATCTATAACTTTTTTCTTGGAGCCTGTGCACGAACGAGAAGCGTATATCACGCTAGTAAATGTTTGGAATTGATGGATCAACGGAGAGTGGGGAAGAATGGAATAACTTATGTAGCACTTCTCAAG cTTGCAGTTTTTCAGCGCAATCTATCAACTGTCAATGATATCTGGAAACACTATGTCAACCACTATAACCTGGATATACTTTCTCTCAGAAGATTCATATGGTCCTTTACAAGGCTAGGGGATTTGAAATCAGCATATGAATTATTGCAACACATGGTGTATCTAGCTTTAAGAGGAGAGTTCTTTGTTAAATCCAACAGAGGAAAATTGCATTCCACGAGACTGTATATTCCTGTACCATCAAAAGATGAAACAGGATCAGAGAAATTTGCTTTTGGAGTAACTGATCGCATTGTGGACTGCAATTCGTCTTCAAAAGTGGCTTTGCCGAAAGGTCACAATAAAATCCTTGCTATTAGGGTCCTCAGGTGGTCGTTCAATGATGTGATTCATGCATGTGGACAATCTAAAAACTCTGAGCTAGCGGAGCAGCTAATGCTTCAG ATGCAAAATCTTGGGTTGCTACCATCAAGTCACACATATGATGGTTTCATTAGAGCTGTTGCATTTCCAGAAGGATATGAATATGGCATGACACTG TTGAAAGTAATGCAGCAGCAGAATCTGAAACCATATGATTCAACTCTAGCTACGGTTGCAGCCTATTGCAGTAAAGCCCTTCAAGTTGATTTAGCTGAACATCTGCTGGATCAAATATCTGAATGCTCATACTCATATCCTTTCAATAACCTTCTTGCTGCATATGACTCCTTG GATCAACCAGAGCGTGCTGTCCGAGTTTTGGCTAGAATGAAAGAGCTAAAACTGCGTCCAGATATGAGGACCTATGAACTGCTCTTTTCCTTATTTGGTAATGTAAATGCACCATATGAAGAGGGCAACATGTTGTCCCAAGTAGACTGTTGTAAAAGGATTAACGCTATAGAAATGGacatgatgagaaatggtttTCAGCACAGTCCTATCTCAAGGCTGAATGTG CTTAGAGCTCTCGGAGCTGAAGGTATGGTGAATGAGATGATCCGACACCTGCAAAAGGCTGAGAACCTCAGTGCTCACAGCAATATGTATCTAGGAACGCCTACATACAACATAGTGCTTCATTCACTTCTCGAGGCAAACGAA ACTGACATGGTGATCAATATATTCAAACGTATGAAATCATGTGGCTGCCCTGCAGACGTTGCTACCTACAATATAATGATTGATTGTTGCAGCCTTATTCACTCGTATAAATCAGCTTGTGCCCTAGTTTCCATGATGATCCGTGACGGGTTTTCTCCAAAAGCTGTTACATTTACTGCTCTGATGAAG ATTTTGTTGAATGATGCGAATTTCGAGGAGGCACTCAATCTCTTGGACCAAGCGGCATTAGAAGAGATACATCTTGATGTCTTATCATACAACACCATTTTGCGTAAAGCGTTTGAGAAG GGAATGATTGATGTGATTGAGTACATAGTGGAGCAAATGCACCGAGAGAAAGTGAATCCAGATCCAACGACATGTCATTATGTTTTCAGTTGTTATGTGGAGAAAGGGTATCATGCAACAGCTATAGAAGCTTTGAATGTTCTGAGCTTAAGGATGCTCAACGAAGAAGACAAGGAGAGTCTTCAGGACAAGAAAATAGAGCTAGAGGAAAATTTCGTCATGAGCGAAGACCCTGAAGCTGAAACAAAGATAATCGAACTGTTCAGAAAATCTGAGGAGCATCTTGCTGCAGCACTTCTGAATCTAAGATGGTGTGCAATGCTCGGGGGCCGGATAATATGGTCGGAAGACCAAAGCCCCTGGGCCAGAGCACTCTCCAACAAGTACGGTTAA